A stretch of the Pedobacter sp. MC2016-14 genome encodes the following:
- a CDS encoding manganese catalase family protein → MFYHVKELQFNARVSKPDPRFANILLEQFGGENGELAAAMQYFTQAFGAKMPHPDKYDMLMDIATEEFSHLEIVGATIQMLLKGVNGEMKYAADSEEIMQVMEGSEKRESIIHKALTANPQFDILSSGGPRLSNSQGIPWCGSYIHSNGDLTVDLRSNLASESRAKLVYEHLMKFTDDPYVKETLMFLMTREVAHYQMFEAALATIQPNFPPGILQSDPRHSNTYFNLSDGGVRGPWNEGLSTQFKEEWQFVENPIETVRETEGLSTLEPIGTERDDESVAEADVALSEERSEEVKAATPEGVSQWSTY, encoded by the coding sequence ATGTTTTATCACGTAAAAGAATTACAATTTAATGCCAGGGTATCCAAACCGGACCCAAGGTTTGCCAACATCCTGCTGGAGCAGTTTGGCGGAGAAAATGGCGAGCTGGCCGCTGCCATGCAATACTTTACCCAGGCTTTTGGTGCCAAAATGCCCCATCCAGACAAATATGATATGCTGATGGACATCGCCACAGAAGAATTTAGTCACCTGGAGATTGTCGGCGCTACCATTCAAATGTTGCTTAAAGGCGTTAACGGCGAGATGAAATATGCCGCAGATTCTGAAGAGATCATGCAGGTCATGGAAGGGAGCGAAAAACGTGAATCGATCATTCATAAAGCGCTAACCGCAAATCCGCAGTTTGATATCCTTTCTAGTGGCGGCCCAAGGTTAAGCAACAGTCAGGGAATCCCATGGTGCGGCTCTTACATTCATTCTAATGGAGATTTAACGGTAGATTTGCGTAGCAATCTTGCTTCAGAATCCAGGGCTAAATTGGTCTATGAGCACCTGATGAAATTTACTGATGATCCCTATGTTAAAGAAACACTCATGTTTTTGATGACCAGAGAGGTAGCCCATTACCAAATGTTTGAGGCGGCACTTGCTACCATTCAGCCCAACTTCCCTCCCGGAATTTTACAAAGCGATCCGCGCCATAGCAATACGTACTTTAACCTGTCAGATGGCGGAGTACGTGGCCCATGGAACGAAGGTTTGAGTACCCAGTTTAAAGAAGAATGGCAATTTGTAGAAAACCCTATTGAAACCGTAAGGGAAACAGAGGGTTTGAGTACGCTGGAACCAATTGGTACAGAGCGGGACGATGAATCTGTTGCCGAGGCAGATGTGGCTTTAAGTGAAGAAAGATCAGAAGAAGTTAAGGCCGCTACACCAGAGGGCGTAAGTCAGTGGAGTACGTATTAA